The Deinococcus roseus genome contains a region encoding:
- a CDS encoding alpha/beta hydrolase, whose amino-acid sequence MTPSDKRNRWIKIGAITLGAAALLVTTLSMLTADLPIPRPTGPHAVGFAEMVVLDPSRTFQNLPARPISLDIWYPASSVQGFQAEPYSSKALNAEIAKSLGLPPFLGAITPSYSFRDAPALEGKHPVIIFNHGFGSFTRQNFSNFQELASQGHLVISIGHPGDSLMARMPDGKAILLDKQNPAYLGVTAQQKDLQNFLSNNARLLEQQRKASDFRAYQQISQDMAHIAPFEQLSGQIDAWIEDTAFVVQSLSHPTGILTHADPQNIVLMGHSLGGLVAQHFAQYPLAGIRGIINLDAPFVQRSATWTDLQLPTLNLLSTQYTFKGHNIAVAGTLDPLLKHSSAGSYVVEIPGTAHYNFSDMNYLQALRFTPMLGKIQGLKMERHLNQAVLAFLQRLQQPETLGQPLLKNPEIKESFFSARRTND is encoded by the coding sequence ATGACCCCATCAGACAAGAGAAACCGCTGGATCAAAATTGGAGCCATCACCCTGGGGGCTGCAGCCCTGCTGGTCACCACCCTCTCCATGCTCACCGCAGACCTGCCCATCCCAAGGCCCACCGGTCCCCATGCCGTGGGTTTTGCAGAAATGGTGGTGCTGGATCCCTCCAGAACCTTCCAGAACCTGCCTGCCAGACCCATTTCGCTGGACATCTGGTATCCAGCCAGCAGCGTTCAGGGCTTCCAGGCAGAACCTTACAGCAGCAAAGCCCTCAATGCAGAAATTGCAAAAAGCCTGGGGCTCCCTCCTTTTCTGGGAGCCATCACCCCTTCTTACAGCTTCCGGGATGCCCCTGCTCTAGAAGGAAAGCACCCGGTCATCATCTTCAACCATGGTTTTGGTTCTTTCACCCGCCAGAATTTCTCCAATTTTCAGGAACTGGCCAGCCAGGGGCATCTGGTGATTTCCATCGGGCATCCCGGAGATTCCCTGATGGCCCGGATGCCCGATGGAAAAGCGATTTTGCTGGACAAACAGAATCCTGCTTACCTCGGGGTCACTGCACAGCAAAAAGACCTGCAAAATTTTCTGAGCAACAATGCCCGGTTGCTGGAACAGCAGCGCAAGGCCTCGGACTTCAGGGCCTACCAGCAGATCAGCCAGGACATGGCCCACATTGCGCCTTTTGAGCAGCTTTCCGGTCAGATTGATGCCTGGATTGAGGACACGGCTTTTGTGGTGCAGTCCCTCTCCCATCCGACAGGCATCCTGACCCATGCAGACCCACAGAACATTGTGCTGATGGGGCACTCTCTGGGAGGGTTGGTGGCCCAGCACTTTGCCCAGTATCCCCTTGCTGGCATCAGGGGGATCATCAATCTGGATGCGCCCTTTGTTCAAAGAAGTGCAACCTGGACCGATCTGCAACTTCCCACCCTCAACCTGCTCTCCACGCAGTACACCTTCAAGGGGCACAACATTGCTGTGGCAGGAACGCTGGACCCTCTTTTGAAACACAGCTCTGCAGGCAGTTACGTGGTTGAAATTCCGGGAACGGCCCACTACAATTTTTCGGACATGAATTACCTGCAGGCGCTGCGCTTCACCCCCATGCTGGGCAAAATCCAGGGGCTTAAAATGGAAAGGCACCTGAATCAGGCTGTGCTGGCTTTCCTGCAAAGGCTGCAACAGCCTGAAACCCTGGGCCAGCCCCTGCTGAAAAATCCAGAAATCAAAGAAAGCTTTTTCAGCGCCAGGAGGACCAATGATTGA
- a CDS encoding PadR family transcriptional regulator, with protein sequence MIEQIVLGFLMLRSMTLYDIKKGMEKSTEHFSSASFGSLHPTVQRLEKQNLIESQEETVGGRNRKRYTLTDAGKQHFLNWLGQDIELEKVKDNSLLKLFFLGHLPADQAKTLIERYCKHLEQQIALLGLLHDQTEKIQVPESLQRIKDHQVATLEFGKAYYQFAREWYMKKFLENS encoded by the coding sequence ATGATTGAACAGATCGTGCTGGGTTTCCTGATGCTCCGCAGCATGACCCTCTATGACATCAAAAAGGGCATGGAGAAATCCACAGAGCATTTCAGCAGTGCCAGCTTTGGCAGCCTGCATCCCACCGTGCAGCGCCTGGAAAAACAGAACCTGATTGAATCCCAGGAAGAAACCGTGGGGGGCCGCAACCGCAAGCGTTACACCCTCACCGATGCTGGAAAACAGCATTTTCTGAACTGGCTGGGTCAGGACATCGAACTGGAAAAAGTCAAAGACAACAGCCTGCTGAAATTGTTCTTCCTCGGTCACCTGCCTGCAGATCAGGCAAAAACCCTGATTGAAAGGTACTGCAAACACCTGGAACAGCAGATTGCATTGCTGGGCCTTCTGCATGACCAGACCGAAAAAATTCAGGTCCCAGAAAGCTTGCAGCGCATCAAAGACCACCAGGTGGCGACCCTGGAATTTGGCAAAGCCTACTACCAGTTTGCCAGAGAATGGTACATGAAAAAGTTCCTGGAAAATTCCTGA
- a CDS encoding DUF4350 domain-containing protein gives MKKHFLIGLALLVTACTRNPVSPEQAQVEPQASKVILFDLSKAEDAGNADWRIDGAYSSWADSLRSLGYTVRTITSVTSSTLVGASVLVIPEPQNPFSLSERDTILSAMNGGMGLFMIADHRISDRNNNGWDSPEVFNGWDGSTPTGVTSTYKWSLDSQYQFKIKFSFNSSYSDPVYTATPLTSTHPIIQGSTSSSTDNVTSAGVYVGTSVDVTSGQSLMGANGKTYLATSSYGSGRVVAWGDSSTFEDNTLSNGSNGQYNNWVNLSNANLARNAVKWLAKDL, from the coding sequence ATGAAAAAGCACTTCCTGATTGGACTGGCTTTGCTGGTCACGGCTTGCACCAGAAACCCCGTTTCTCCTGAACAGGCCCAGGTTGAGCCCCAGGCCTCCAAGGTGATCCTTTTTGACCTCTCCAAGGCAGAAGACGCTGGAAACGCCGACTGGCGCATCGATGGCGCTTACAGCAGCTGGGCAGACAGCCTGCGCAGCCTGGGGTACACGGTGCGCACCATCACCTCCGTGACCAGCAGCACACTGGTAGGAGCAAGCGTGCTGGTCATTCCTGAGCCCCAGAACCCCTTTTCTCTGTCTGAAAGAGACACCATATTGAGCGCCATGAACGGCGGCATGGGCCTCTTCATGATCGCAGACCACCGCATCAGCGACCGCAACAACAACGGCTGGGACTCCCCTGAAGTCTTCAATGGCTGGGATGGAAGCACCCCCACGGGGGTCACCAGCACCTACAAGTGGAGCCTGGACAGCCAGTACCAGTTCAAAATCAAATTCAGCTTCAACAGCAGTTACAGCGACCCCGTGTACACCGCCACCCCCCTGACCAGCACCCACCCCATCATTCAGGGCAGCACCTCGAGCAGCACAGACAATGTGACCAGCGCAGGCGTGTATGTCGGAACCAGTGTGGATGTCACCTCTGGTCAGAGCCTGATGGGAGCCAACGGCAAAACCTACCTCGCCACCAGCAGTTACGGCTCCGGGCGCGTGGTGGCCTGGGGAGACTCCAGCACCTTCGAGGACAACACCCTCTCCAACGGCAGCAACGGGCAGTACAACAACTGGGTGAACCTCTCCAATGCCAACCTCGCCAGAAATGCGGTGAAGTGGCTGGCAAAAGACCTTTAA
- a CDS encoding tetratricopeptide repeat protein yields MSTADFDVLWNFSDPATTEQKFLALVPDLQTRPEALLELQTQLARTHSLRKQFEQAHQILDGLQAHLDQVSPRVKVRYLLERGRTWNSAGEREQASLCFQQAFELADQAGLQGFAADALHMLAISKPDQAISLNHQALDYIVASVDPAAKKWEGSLLNNLGWSYFADRRFEEALETFQKALQFREAQGQKEPIRIAWWCIARVLRELGHRDAALEIQLRLKAELEAAGSQDPYVDEELVLLK; encoded by the coding sequence ATGTCCACCGCTGATTTTGATGTTTTATGGAACTTTTCGGATCCTGCAACCACAGAACAGAAATTTCTGGCCCTGGTCCCAGACTTGCAAACCCGGCCTGAGGCCTTGCTGGAACTGCAGACCCAGCTGGCCCGCACCCACAGCCTCAGAAAACAGTTTGAGCAGGCCCACCAGATTCTGGATGGATTGCAAGCCCATCTGGATCAGGTTTCACCTCGTGTGAAGGTGCGGTATTTGCTGGAGCGGGGCAGAACCTGGAATTCTGCGGGTGAAAGAGAACAGGCCAGCCTGTGTTTTCAGCAGGCTTTTGAGCTGGCAGATCAGGCTGGCTTGCAAGGGTTTGCTGCAGATGCCCTGCACATGCTGGCGATCAGCAAGCCCGATCAGGCCATTTCTCTCAACCATCAGGCCCTGGATTACATTGTTGCTTCAGTTGATCCTGCTGCGAAAAAATGGGAAGGCAGCCTGCTCAACAACCTGGGCTGGTCGTATTTTGCTGACAGGAGATTTGAAGAAGCCCTGGAAACCTTCCAGAAAGCCCTGCAGTTCAGAGAGGCACAGGGTCAGAAAGAACCCATTCGCATTGCCTGGTGGTGCATTGCGCGGGTTTTGCGTGAACTGGGCCATCGGGATGCAGCACTGGAAATCCAATTGCGCCTGAAAGCAGAGCTGGAGGCTGCAGGTTCTCAGGATCCCTACGTGGATGAAGAACTGGTCCTGCTGAAGTGA
- the trhO gene encoding oxygen-dependent tRNA uridine(34) hydroxylase TrhO yields the protein MLEVLEVLDLYHDSFYRFVQVEDPQQLASELQDLCVQSQLLGSILVASEGINGMLAGTQGNLDAFWNTLHADPRFAGLQAKRSPSSEMPFKRLKIKVKPELVPLGIEGVDASSKTGVQVPPDQWLNLIQQQDVVLLDNRNDFEARIGTFEGAINPGVKKFRDFAKYVLDHQKEWEGKRIAMFCTGGIRCEKASAWMLDLGMEVYQLEGGIMNYFLTGPEQHDGWTGECFVFDHRVTLDGGLEESDLSFQDVNTQFGDGVKS from the coding sequence GTGTTAGAGGTGTTAGAGGTGTTAGATCTGTACCATGACTCTTTTTACAGGTTTGTGCAGGTGGAAGATCCACAGCAACTGGCTTCTGAGCTGCAAGACCTGTGTGTTCAATCGCAACTGCTGGGCAGCATTCTGGTGGCTTCTGAGGGCATCAATGGCATGCTGGCAGGGACCCAGGGGAATCTGGATGCCTTCTGGAACACCTTGCATGCCGACCCCCGTTTTGCAGGCCTGCAGGCCAAGCGTTCCCCCTCCAGCGAGATGCCTTTCAAGCGCCTGAAAATCAAAGTGAAGCCTGAACTGGTTCCTCTGGGCATTGAGGGAGTGGATGCCAGCAGCAAGACCGGTGTGCAGGTGCCCCCAGACCAGTGGCTGAACCTGATCCAGCAGCAAGATGTGGTTTTGCTGGACAACCGCAACGATTTCGAGGCCCGCATTGGGACCTTTGAAGGGGCCATCAATCCGGGGGTCAAAAAGTTCCGGGATTTTGCAAAGTATGTGCTGGACCACCAGAAAGAGTGGGAAGGCAAACGCATCGCCATGTTCTGCACCGGGGGCATCCGCTGTGAGAAAGCCAGCGCCTGGATGCTGGACCTGGGCATGGAGGTGTACCAGCTTGAGGGGGGCATCATGAATTACTTCCTGACTGGCCCTGAGCAGCACGACGGCTGGACCGGGGAATGCTTCGTTTTTGACCACCGGGTCACCCTTGATGGTGGCCTGGAAGAAAGCGACCTGTCTTTTCAGGATGTCAACACCCAGTTTGGCGATGGGGTCAAAAGCTGA
- a CDS encoding S-layer homology domain-containing protein, producing the protein MRKRLILTAAIVLSAPIAFAQTTDTTAVTPTLSDVPAGHWAEEAVKYAVENGLVEGFPDGTFRGGENLTRYQMALILYRLINSPSIKQVDDDGLTLIQNAVSELSGEFEQIQADLEANAEADADRDARIDDLEAQIDELIAQLDATQQQLAATQEQLATIQATPGPQGPAGPAGPAGPQGPQGETGAQGPAGEAGATGPQGPQGETGAQGPAGEAGATGPQGPQGETGAQGPAGEAGATGPQGPQGETGAQGPAGPAGLQGPQGETGPQGPAGSAGPQGEPGVSAVVPTTPDTATNTTTTTTPTTPTVDIAPTTPDTATPVAVPDPTTSTDQSSDFTATAPVYQPRFYVSLNGVAGLTDNSAFTDRLEFGANIGVNRVLGNAGLRLGASYRPSNSALDINANLIMDFGNGGRFSPYVGVGAGWKQGPLQNGSGSGSDFYIGGLLGANFNLTDRIALFGELDPQYNLTLNTTDATNNLGVKSRIGVKFSF; encoded by the coding sequence ATGCGTAAAAGGTTGATTTTAACTGCCGCCATTGTTCTCAGTGCACCCATTGCCTTTGCACAGACCACCGACACCACTGCCGTCACACCCACCCTCTCTGACGTTCCAGCTGGACACTGGGCAGAAGAAGCCGTGAAATATGCGGTGGAAAACGGTCTGGTGGAAGGTTTCCCGGATGGCACCTTCCGCGGAGGCGAAAACCTCACCCGTTACCAGATGGCCCTGATTCTGTACCGCCTGATCAACAGCCCCAGCATCAAACAGGTGGATGACGATGGCCTCACCCTGATCCAGAACGCCGTGAGTGAACTGAGCGGTGAATTTGAACAGATTCAGGCCGATCTGGAAGCCAATGCAGAAGCCGATGCCGACCGCGATGCTCGCATTGACGATCTGGAAGCCCAGATTGATGAACTGATTGCCCAATTGGATGCCACCCAGCAGCAGCTTGCCGCCACCCAGGAGCAACTGGCCACCATTCAGGCCACCCCTGGCCCACAAGGTCCAGCGGGACCAGCCGGGCCTGCAGGTCCTCAGGGACCACAGGGTGAAACTGGAGCTCAGGGTCCTGCTGGAGAAGCAGGAGCCACCGGTCCTCAGGGACCGCAGGGTGAAACTGGAGCTCAGGGTCCTGCTGGAGAAGCAGGAGCCACCGGTCCTCAGGGACCGCAGGGCGAGACTGGAGCTCAGGGTCCTGCTGGAGAAGCAGGAGCCACCGGTCCTCAGGGACCGCAGGGCGAGACTGGAGCTCAGGGTCCCGCTGGTCCTGCGGGCCTACAGGGACCTCAAGGTGAAACTGGACCTCAGGGACCTGCTGGTTCTGCAGGCCCACAGGGTGAACCCGGTGTCAGTGCTGTTGTCCCCACCACACCTGACACTGCCACAAACACCACCACAACCACCACACCCACCACACCCACTGTGGACATTGCACCCACCACGCCGGACACCGCCACTCCTGTGGCTGTACCAGACCCCACCACCAGCACAGACCAGAGCAGCGATTTCACAGCAACAGCTCCGGTTTATCAGCCCAGATTCTATGTGTCTCTGAACGGTGTTGCTGGCCTGACCGACAACAGTGCTTTCACAGACCGCCTGGAATTCGGAGCCAACATCGGGGTGAACCGGGTGCTGGGCAACGCTGGATTGCGTCTGGGGGCTTCTTACCGTCCCAGCAACAGCGCCCTGGACATCAACGCCAACCTGATCATGGATTTTGGCAATGGGGGCCGCTTCAGCCCTTACGTGGGTGTGGGAGCAGGCTGGAAGCAGGGTCCTTTGCAGAACGGTTCCGGTTCTGGATCTGATTTCTACATTGGAGGGCTGCTGGGTGCCAACTTCAACCTCACAGACCGCATTGCGCTGTTCGGTGAATTGGATCCCCAGTACAACCTGACCCTCAACACCACCGATGCCACCAACAACCTGGGCGTGAAATCCCGCATTGGTGTGAAGTTCAGCTTCTGA
- a CDS encoding IMPACT family protein, producing the protein MALFTTLKHPTEHQEQVKGSDFLVYASRADAPEEALAFVQGIRTKHPEATHVCWAYRIEQNYRFNDDGEPGGTAGQPILRAIEGQGLDHTVVAVVRYYGGTKLGAGGLVRAYGGSAAEALRTAAKHQELPRIDLTIQVPFELTSVLYRLLENHTLFDRSEEYTEQGLTFQLSLLADELEQLQQQVQDATRGQGKVLLDS; encoded by the coding sequence ATGGCCCTGTTCACCACCCTCAAACACCCCACAGAGCACCAGGAACAAGTCAAAGGTTCAGATTTTCTGGTGTACGCTTCACGTGCAGATGCACCAGAAGAGGCCCTGGCTTTTGTGCAGGGCATTCGGACAAAGCATCCGGAAGCCACGCATGTCTGCTGGGCTTACAGAATTGAGCAGAATTACCGTTTCAATGACGATGGGGAACCTGGAGGCACCGCAGGACAGCCTATCCTCAGGGCCATTGAAGGGCAAGGGCTGGATCACACGGTGGTTGCTGTGGTGCGCTATTACGGGGGCACCAAACTGGGGGCAGGAGGTCTGGTGCGGGCATATGGGGGCTCTGCTGCAGAAGCCCTGAGGACCGCTGCAAAGCACCAGGAACTGCCCAGAATAGACCTCACCATTCAGGTGCCTTTTGAACTCACCAGTGTGCTTTACCGACTGCTGGAGAACCACACCCTTTTTGACCGCTCTGAGGAATACACTGAGCAGGGTCTGACCTTTCAGCTCAGTCTTCTTGCCGATGAGCTGGAACAGCTCCAGCAGCAAGTTCAGGACGCCACCAGAGGGCAGGGAAAAGTCTTGCTTGACTCATGA
- a CDS encoding NUDIX domain-containing protein, with protein MRHRNWDLFHEAPIEKYRVLATREIHPRPRRILVDQVETPSGMQFEYVYRPRGGAAVFILPITEDGQVALIEQYRHPLRRVITEVPAGSVEPGEDILKCAQRELLEEVGGEATEWHPLPAFYPQPAFSGAVFYPFVALGVTLGEPQLEESELLTLKLTPISEVYRMLEAGEILDGNSVIALYQARSLLKEKGLL; from the coding sequence ATGCGCCACCGCAACTGGGATTTGTTTCATGAAGCTCCAATCGAAAAGTACAGGGTTCTCGCCACCCGGGAAATCCACCCCAGACCCCGCAGGATTCTGGTGGATCAGGTGGAAACCCCCAGTGGGATGCAATTTGAGTATGTCTACCGCCCGCGGGGAGGGGCAGCCGTGTTCATTTTGCCCATCACTGAAGATGGACAGGTTGCCCTGATTGAACAGTACCGCCACCCGTTGCGCCGGGTGATCACCGAAGTGCCCGCTGGGAGCGTGGAACCCGGCGAAGACATCCTGAAATGTGCCCAGCGGGAACTGCTGGAGGAAGTCGGAGGAGAGGCCACAGAATGGCACCCATTGCCTGCTTTCTACCCTCAACCCGCTTTCAGTGGTGCAGTTTTTTATCCTTTTGTCGCGCTGGGGGTGACACTTGGTGAACCTCAATTAGAAGAAAGTGAGCTTTTGACCCTCAAATTGACCCCTATAAGCGAGGTTTACCGGATGCTGGAAGCCGGAGAAATTCTGGACGGCAACTCTGTGATCGCGCTTTATCAGGCCCGGTCTTTGCTGAAAGAGAAGGGTTTGCTGTAG
- a CDS encoding N-acetylmuramoyl-L-alanine amidase family protein, whose product MHLRYYEEVHHLARFFTALLAPLVLTSTLAQSLLAAPRYAKREGFTRVVLDLPPETPYLITYLPDGVQIRLNGLIADALSGTINLEDVQSWSYVADPLGVTVRFKTPFPVSDQHGLKFLPLPPSADSTQLRLVLDFSPGMLRIDPFLPQQLPVFPPNSQIVLDPGHGGSDPGATGGVIEKEVTLTIARLVRDYLSQAGALVTLTRDGDVDLSPNKDRDLKARAAMGRYPQQYLVSIHVNSDTAGNGAGIETWYYTPQSRLFAEALQARVIETTGHTSRGVKRAPFVVIKEAYVPSALVEVGFTSHLLDSENLRNNDHLHRIAYGIARAIRDQYPAVVVPSPEVLPAELYP is encoded by the coding sequence ATGCATTTAAGGTACTACGAAGAGGTGCACCACCTTGCGCGTTTTTTCACGGCTTTACTGGCTCCTCTCGTTCTCACCAGCACCCTTGCCCAGAGTCTTCTGGCCGCTCCGCGCTACGCCAAACGCGAAGGTTTCACCCGGGTGGTTCTGGACCTTCCTCCAGAAACCCCTTACCTGATCACCTACCTGCCCGATGGGGTGCAAATCCGCCTGAACGGCCTGATTGCCGATGCCCTCTCTGGCACCATCAACCTGGAGGATGTGCAGTCCTGGTCTTATGTGGCGGATCCTCTCGGTGTCACTGTGCGCTTCAAAACCCCTTTTCCAGTCTCAGATCAGCACGGACTGAAGTTTCTGCCCCTTCCTCCCAGCGCAGACAGCACCCAGCTTCGTCTGGTGCTGGATTTCTCCCCAGGCATGTTGAGGATTGACCCTTTTCTGCCCCAGCAACTTCCGGTTTTTCCACCCAACAGCCAGATCGTGCTGGACCCCGGTCATGGAGGCAGCGACCCTGGAGCCACCGGAGGGGTCATCGAGAAAGAGGTCACCCTGACCATTGCTCGTCTGGTGCGGGATTACCTGAGTCAGGCTGGAGCCCTGGTGACCCTGACCCGTGATGGCGATGTGGACCTCAGCCCCAACAAAGACCGGGACCTGAAAGCCCGTGCTGCCATGGGCCGTTATCCCCAGCAGTACCTGGTCAGCATTCATGTGAACAGCGACACCGCAGGCAACGGAGCAGGCATCGAAACCTGGTATTACACCCCCCAGAGTCGCCTTTTCGCAGAAGCCCTGCAGGCAAGGGTGATCGAAACCACAGGCCACACTTCCCGTGGCGTCAAACGGGCCCCTTTTGTGGTGATCAAGGAAGCTTACGTGCCCTCTGCTCTGGTGGAGGTGGGCTTCACCAGTCACCTGCTGGACAGTGAAAACCTCAGGAACAATGATCACCTGCACCGCATTGCTTACGGCATTGCCCGGGCCATCCGGGACCAGTATCCAGCCGTGGTGGTGCCCTCACCTGAAGTGCTGCCTGCAGAGCTGTACCCGTAA
- a CDS encoding phosphatase PAP2 family protein, protein MQLIEQLQHLFGGLGPFWLYITQLGNDMAFIALLALYYWLVSPAGGRQLGVWFGLSLLVNTVIKDSLGTQRPYDLKAGIASEAAMKTGTGPGFPSGHAQMSATLWWIAAAQVRKSWFWVLASVLVVLIGLSRIVLGVHFPADVMGGLILGALFVMTAAFVQVPGLNMLARVLTGVIGLVLAYLLPDLALSIAVLAGSLICSGKYHVPRTAGHKLATALVGLLLVAIVYIGPKVVLSDDMEHSGIGEFLRYFALVLVALAAVPRIMRFQRLAVEPAPALGAQVTAD, encoded by the coding sequence ATGCAACTGATTGAACAACTGCAGCACCTCTTTGGAGGGCTGGGACCTTTCTGGCTGTACATCACCCAACTGGGCAATGACATGGCTTTTATCGCGCTGCTGGCTTTGTATTACTGGCTGGTCAGCCCTGCTGGCGGAAGGCAACTGGGGGTGTGGTTCGGACTCAGCCTGCTGGTCAACACCGTGATCAAGGACAGCCTGGGCACCCAGCGGCCTTACGACCTCAAAGCAGGCATTGCCAGTGAAGCTGCCATGAAAACCGGCACCGGACCGGGCTTCCCCAGTGGGCATGCCCAGATGAGCGCCACTTTGTGGTGGATTGCCGCCGCCCAGGTCAGAAAAAGCTGGTTCTGGGTGCTGGCCTCTGTGCTGGTGGTGCTCATCGGGCTGTCCCGCATTGTGCTGGGGGTGCATTTCCCCGCAGATGTGATGGGTGGTCTGATTCTGGGTGCCTTGTTCGTGATGACCGCTGCCTTTGTGCAGGTTCCAGGGCTGAACATGCTGGCCCGCGTTCTGACCGGGGTGATCGGTCTGGTGCTGGCTTACCTGCTGCCCGATCTGGCGCTCAGCATTGCGGTGCTGGCAGGCTCACTGATCTGCAGTGGCAAATACCATGTCCCCCGAACAGCAGGTCACAAGCTGGCAACCGCTCTGGTGGGTCTGCTGCTGGTGGCCATCGTGTACATCGGCCCCAAAGTGGTGCTGAGTGACGACATGGAACACAGTGGCATCGGGGAATTCCTGCGCTACTTTGCACTGGTTCTGGTGGCCCTGGCTGCCGTGCCCAGAATCATGCGTTTTCAGCGTCTGGCCGTTGAACCTGCACCTGCTCTGGGTGCCCAGGTGACTGCGGATTGA
- a CDS encoding amino acid ABC transporter permease, with translation MALSEVLEGFRSVFEGDRPALLLTATVMTLKVSLSALGVGLVFGLLIAVSELWRLPVLSQLGRLYVTFVRGIPLIVQLGVVYYGLPTLGIFLDAFPAAVLALGLYSAAYVSEIIRGGLQSIPRGQIEASRSLGLSNLQTLQSIILPQAMMFILPALGNEFISLILGSSLASAVTITELFRQGSLIIGATYRQFETYAVLAVVYFVLTFLLTRILNFLEQKYTRGVLAENQDRRVI, from the coding sequence GTGGCCCTGTCAGAAGTGCTGGAGGGCTTCAGGTCGGTCTTTGAAGGAGACCGGCCTGCTTTGCTGCTCACCGCCACGGTCATGACCCTGAAAGTCAGCCTGAGTGCACTGGGGGTGGGTCTGGTGTTCGGACTGTTGATTGCGGTGTCTGAACTCTGGCGTCTCCCGGTGCTGTCCCAGCTGGGCAGGCTGTACGTGACTTTTGTGCGGGGCATTCCATTGATTGTGCAACTGGGTGTGGTGTACTACGGGCTTCCCACCCTGGGCATTTTTCTGGATGCTTTTCCGGCAGCTGTGCTGGCTCTGGGGCTTTATTCTGCGGCTTATGTTTCGGAGATCATCCGGGGAGGGCTGCAGAGCATTCCCAGAGGCCAGATCGAGGCATCCAGAAGTCTGGGCCTCAGCAACCTGCAAACCCTGCAGTCCATCATTCTGCCCCAGGCGATGATGTTCATTTTGCCTGCGCTGGGCAACGAATTCATCTCCCTGATTCTGGGCAGCAGTCTGGCCAGTGCCGTCACCATCACGGAACTGTTCCGGCAGGGAAGCCTGATCATCGGGGCCACTTACCGCCAGTTCGAGACTTACGCGGTTCTGGCTGTGGTGTATTTTGTGCTCACCTTCCTGCTGACCCGCATCCTGAACTTTCTGGAACAGAAATACACCCGGGGTGTGCTGGCCGAAAACCAGGACCGCCGGGTGATTTGA
- a CDS encoding alpha/beta hydrolase → MAFEVHGQKVRFLPPVGAVALTGDFNDWHRSAPVPLDAPYIELELPRNSWVEYAWIGEDGKPFADPDNPQKSLNPWWNYPRAIQLGTYELHRVLKLMNSKKDVPKGEVHRHTWEGTVFLGTRRAYVYTPPGYDASQKYPVFYVQDGVAFFRTGRLGEIADLLIAEQKIQPAVFVFLEPNDRTIEYYLNDDYYTFLSTEVFPLIESTYSVRTDAEGRGMWGASLGGLISLYTTSKHPEVFQHVVTHSGAFLAEPGREDFDAYEAHPWLLDHLKEHPPLHLRISMDTGTIEWLCSVNRKMAALMQDLKVPHQYREYHSGHNWVTWRNAIPEAMLYILGV, encoded by the coding sequence ATGGCATTTGAAGTGCATGGTCAGAAAGTCCGTTTCCTGCCTCCAGTGGGTGCTGTGGCCCTCACCGGAGATTTCAACGATTGGCACCGCAGTGCGCCTGTGCCCCTGGATGCCCCGTACATTGAGCTGGAATTGCCCAGAAACAGCTGGGTGGAGTACGCCTGGATCGGGGAGGACGGCAAGCCTTTTGCCGACCCCGACAACCCCCAGAAAAGCCTGAACCCCTGGTGGAATTACCCCAGGGCCATTCAACTGGGCACCTACGAGCTTCACCGGGTCCTGAAACTGATGAACAGCAAGAAAGACGTGCCAAAAGGCGAGGTGCACCGGCACACCTGGGAAGGCACGGTGTTTTTGGGAACCCGCAGGGCTTACGTGTACACCCCTCCTGGCTACGATGCCAGCCAGAAATACCCGGTGTTTTACGTGCAGGATGGGGTGGCATTTTTCAGAACCGGAAGGCTGGGAGAAATTGCGGACCTCCTGATTGCAGAGCAGAAAATTCAGCCTGCAGTGTTCGTGTTTCTGGAACCCAATGACCGCACCATTGAGTATTACCTGAACGATGATTACTACACTTTCCTCAGCACTGAAGTTTTCCCCCTGATTGAATCCACGTATTCTGTCAGGACCGATGCAGAGGGACGCGGCATGTGGGGGGCCTCTCTGGGGGGCCTGATCAGCCTGTACACCACCAGCAAGCACCCGGAGGTGTTCCAGCATGTGGTCACCCACTCGGGAGCCTTCCTGGCCGAACCTGGACGTGAGGACTTCGATGCCTACGAGGCCCACCCCTGGTTGCTGGACCACCTGAAAGAACATCCACCCCTGCATTTAAGGATCTCCATGGACACTGGAACCATCGAATGGCTCTGCAGTGTGAACCGCAAGATGGCCGCCCTGATGCAGGACCTCAAGGTTCCCCACCAGTACCGCGAGTACCACAGTGGGCACAACTGGGTGACCTGGAGGAATGCCATCCCGGAAGCCATGCTGTACATTCTGGGGGTGTAA